A single genomic interval of Spirosoma taeanense harbors:
- a CDS encoding glycosyl hydrolase, producing MKRRQFLKNSSAAGLVALITPTGLVQFGNQTPKAGSLLNSFQNPPHSARPQTWWHWMNGNVTREGITLDLEAMKEIGLGGFQNFDAGTGIPKGPIQYLSPEWLALKEHTIREADRLGLEFTMHNCPGWSSSGGPWITPELGMQEMTWSETHVTGGKAVQLNLPRPYSKLDRYQDVAVLAFPALTGEADLTDLVSKATSGAGPIDLKQLTGEDPKGVTITKAEGSPAAYLQLELTQPYEARSIGFLGTRVGGGGGGFGGGPAVTVEASSDGVEFRKLTTASVSDGFVLAEFPATTARYFRLSSAQPLHYAQVRLSGADRLTDWRKKTNFQFSGSAGIKPHTATPAAGSVIPLSAIVNLTTNLDKDGQLSWNAPAGNWTILRVGFTPTGTLNRSAPDTGVGLECDKYSQAAITFHFNKMMENLLPTLQPLAKKGKVGLLIDSYEVGMQNWTPGFEQVFQQRSGYDLLRYLPALTGRLIDSVDTTERFLWDLRRTQADLIADNYYGQLTKLCHQHGLISYTEPYDRGPMEEMQIGSRVDVNMGEFWNGLSSLFQNNWTMRRTTKLAASIAHINGQRSDGFQVVGAEAFTGEPESARWQEYPFGMKALGDKLFTQGLNRVIFHRYAHQPHPTALPGMTMGPWGIHFDRTNTWWKPGKAWISYLSRCQSLLQQGLFVADLAYFTGEEGNAYAKAGPEELTPIPPTGYDYDLINGETILKRATVANNQLTLPDGLRYRVLLLQNTKSLSLPLLKKLRDLVNQGLLVVGNRPEHSLGLQSAANGDAEFRQIMSELWGTGNGSSAGENRLGKGRVFWGQPLTTLLQTLAIKPDVDVSSRSGDAPITFIHRRINDTDVYFLANQRRTTEELVCTFRVAGRQPELWDADTGQITPVSVYELTDGRVRMPLVLSPAGSVFVVFRSPAAPKRIQAVLKDRTPLLTTKPFSANSRKLYKDVTNNFTLSLWAKPELNVMLSTRGLMEGVAAPWTDNYAIYPASGQELYGSGHTTCGLAIGRNGVAVWERGAGVPAMVLAAPASLSGWSHIAIVYQDGIPSVFVNGKLIQQGKSAGAIVHPGLGQAYLSDGASYYNGDMSEPQLYTEVLPADRIQQLAASRPLSHQQTPLVEAAAGEKPGLLFWQNGRYTLLSNSGKETPFQVDKLEKPIPLTQPWQVSFPPNLGAPAQITLPELQSLHTHPEAGVRYFSGTATYSQSFSVPASALSASKRLFLDLGSVEVLAAVRVNGKDLGTLWKRPYRVDITDAVKAGTNQLEVRVTNQWPNRLIGDAQLPDVDKFTAGGGASGFASLSNGAIQELPDWYKQGKPKPNDGRVTFTTWKHYDKDSPLLEAGLIGPVTLRMAYLRQPDVV from the coding sequence ATGAAACGCCGTCAATTCTTAAAAAATAGCTCTGCCGCCGGCCTTGTGGCACTCATTACCCCAACCGGTCTGGTGCAGTTTGGCAATCAGACACCCAAAGCAGGCTCGCTGCTCAATAGCTTCCAGAACCCACCTCATTCGGCACGTCCCCAAACTTGGTGGCACTGGATGAACGGCAACGTAACCCGCGAGGGAATTACATTAGACCTGGAAGCGATGAAGGAAATCGGCCTGGGTGGCTTCCAGAATTTCGACGCCGGTACGGGCATTCCGAAAGGCCCCATCCAGTATTTAAGTCCGGAGTGGCTGGCGCTGAAAGAACACACGATCCGGGAGGCCGACCGTCTGGGGCTTGAGTTCACCATGCACAATTGTCCCGGCTGGTCGTCGAGTGGTGGACCGTGGATAACCCCCGAGCTAGGTATGCAGGAAATGACCTGGAGCGAAACCCACGTAACGGGTGGAAAAGCGGTTCAGCTAAACCTCCCCCGACCCTATTCAAAACTCGACCGGTATCAGGACGTGGCGGTTCTGGCGTTTCCGGCCTTGACCGGCGAAGCCGACCTGACCGATCTGGTCAGCAAGGCTACATCCGGCGCCGGGCCGATTGATCTGAAGCAACTCACGGGCGAAGACCCAAAGGGCGTAACGATTACGAAAGCCGAAGGCAGTCCGGCCGCGTATCTGCAACTGGAGCTGACCCAACCCTACGAAGCCCGTTCGATTGGCTTTTTGGGCACCCGCGTTGGCGGGGGCGGGGGTGGCTTTGGGGGCGGACCAGCCGTTACGGTCGAAGCATCCAGTGACGGCGTTGAATTTCGGAAACTCACAACGGCCAGTGTCAGCGATGGCTTCGTACTGGCGGAGTTTCCGGCCACCACCGCACGCTACTTCCGGCTTTCTTCCGCTCAGCCGCTTCATTACGCTCAGGTCCGGCTCTCGGGTGCTGACCGATTAACCGACTGGCGGAAAAAAACGAACTTTCAGTTTAGTGGCTCAGCCGGGATAAAACCGCACACAGCGACACCCGCAGCCGGGTCGGTTATTCCGCTGTCCGCCATCGTTAACCTGACCACGAACTTAGACAAAGACGGCCAGCTTAGCTGGAATGCGCCGGCGGGTAACTGGACTATTTTACGGGTTGGCTTTACGCCCACCGGCACCCTGAACCGCTCGGCTCCGGATACCGGCGTTGGTCTCGAATGCGATAAGTATAGTCAGGCGGCCATTACGTTCCACTTCAATAAGATGATGGAAAACCTGCTGCCGACGCTGCAACCGCTGGCCAAAAAAGGAAAAGTCGGTCTGCTCATCGATAGCTATGAAGTAGGTATGCAAAACTGGACGCCCGGCTTTGAGCAGGTTTTTCAGCAACGCAGCGGCTATGATCTGCTGCGCTACCTACCCGCCCTGACGGGCCGCCTGATCGACAGTGTAGATACCACCGAGCGGTTTCTCTGGGACCTCCGCCGGACGCAGGCCGATCTGATTGCGGATAATTATTACGGACAACTGACCAAGTTATGCCATCAGCACGGTCTGATTTCCTACACGGAGCCGTACGATCGGGGCCCTATGGAAGAAATGCAGATTGGCTCCCGGGTGGACGTTAACATGGGGGAGTTCTGGAACGGTTTGTCGTCCCTGTTTCAGAACAACTGGACTATGCGCCGAACCACGAAACTGGCGGCATCCATTGCTCATATCAACGGTCAGCGGAGCGATGGCTTTCAGGTAGTCGGTGCCGAAGCGTTCACGGGCGAGCCGGAATCGGCCCGCTGGCAGGAATACCCGTTTGGCATGAAAGCCCTGGGCGACAAGCTGTTTACGCAGGGGCTGAACCGGGTCATCTTCCACCGGTACGCTCACCAGCCTCATCCTACGGCCCTGCCCGGCATGACCATGGGCCCCTGGGGTATTCACTTCGACCGGACGAATACCTGGTGGAAACCCGGTAAAGCCTGGATCAGCTATTTGTCGCGTTGCCAGAGCCTGCTACAGCAAGGTTTGTTTGTGGCCGACCTGGCTTACTTCACCGGCGAGGAAGGAAATGCCTATGCCAAAGCAGGACCGGAGGAGTTGACGCCTATTCCACCGACCGGCTATGATTACGACCTGATCAACGGCGAAACGATTCTTAAGCGGGCCACCGTAGCAAACAATCAACTGACCTTACCCGATGGCCTGCGTTACCGGGTGCTCCTGCTCCAGAATACTAAAAGCCTGAGCCTTCCGTTGCTGAAAAAACTTCGTGATCTCGTCAATCAGGGTCTGCTCGTGGTAGGCAACCGTCCTGAACATTCGCTGGGTCTGCAGAGTGCGGCCAACGGCGATGCCGAATTTCGGCAGATTATGTCGGAGCTTTGGGGCACAGGCAACGGCTCCTCCGCTGGCGAAAACCGACTTGGCAAGGGGCGCGTATTCTGGGGACAGCCGCTGACTACCCTTCTGCAAACCCTGGCCATAAAACCGGATGTTGACGTTTCGTCCCGCTCGGGCGATGCGCCCATTACGTTTATTCATCGCCGGATCAATGACACCGATGTTTACTTCCTGGCCAATCAGCGCCGTACGACGGAAGAACTGGTCTGCACCTTCCGGGTGGCGGGCAGACAACCCGAACTATGGGACGCCGATACCGGCCAGATTACGCCCGTTAGTGTGTATGAGCTGACCGATGGCCGTGTCAGAATGCCACTCGTATTGAGTCCGGCCGGTTCTGTATTCGTCGTGTTCCGCTCACCGGCCGCTCCTAAACGCATCCAGGCGGTTCTGAAAGACCGAACGCCCCTACTGACCACGAAACCGTTTTCAGCTAATTCCCGCAAGCTATACAAAGACGTAACGAACAACTTTACCCTTAGTCTTTGGGCGAAACCGGAGCTGAACGTAATGCTCAGCACTCGTGGCCTGATGGAAGGCGTTGCCGCCCCCTGGACGGATAATTACGCCATTTACCCGGCTTCGGGACAGGAATTGTATGGTTCCGGGCACACCACCTGCGGGTTAGCCATTGGTCGCAACGGCGTAGCGGTTTGGGAGCGGGGCGCAGGCGTCCCCGCCATGGTGCTGGCAGCTCCGGCCTCACTCTCCGGATGGAGTCATATAGCCATTGTGTATCAGGATGGCATACCATCGGTGTTTGTCAATGGTAAACTGATTCAGCAAGGCAAGAGCGCCGGGGCTATTGTGCACCCTGGCTTGGGGCAGGCGTATCTCAGCGACGGCGCGTCGTATTATAACGGCGATATGAGCGAGCCGCAACTCTATACGGAAGTACTCCCGGCCGACCGCATTCAGCAACTGGCGGCCAGCCGGCCGCTTAGCCACCAACAGACACCGCTAGTTGAGGCTGCCGCAGGCGAGAAACCGGGGCTGCTCTTCTGGCAGAACGGGCGCTATACGCTTCTAAGCAACAGCGGTAAGGAAACCCCCTTTCAGGTTGACAAGTTGGAAAAACCCATTCCATTAACCCAACCCTGGCAGGTTAGTTTTCCGCCCAATCTGGGCGCTCCGGCGCAGATTACCCTGCCTGAACTTCAATCCCTGCATACACATCCCGAAGCAGGAGTGCGCTATTTCTCCGGCACGGCTACCTATAGCCAGTCGTTTTCCGTTCCGGCCTCTGCCCTGTCGGCCAGCAAACGCCTGTTTCTGGATTTAGGCAGCGTGGAGGTGCTTGCCGCCGTACGGGTTAATGGCAAAGACTTGGGTACACTCTGGAAGCGACCCTACCGGGTAGACATTACCGATGCCGTTAAAGCCGGGACCAACCAACTGGAAGTGCGGGTAACGAATCAGTGGCCCAACCGCCTGATTGGCGACGCTCAACTACCCGATGTCGACAAGTTTACGGCTGGCGGAGGAGCCAGCGGATTTGCCAGTTTGAGTAATGGCGCTATTCAGGAACTGCCGGACTGGTATAAACAGGGCAAACCCAAACCTAACGACGGCCGTGTAACCTTCACGACCTGGAAACACTACGATAAAGATTCGCCCTTACTCGAAGCCGGGTTGATTGGGCCGGTTACGCTGCGCATGGCCTACCTGAGGCAACCCGATGTAGTTTGA
- a CDS encoding NUDIX hydrolase, producing MDSKDPVVQYYQEVSEQCIHYLSIDGVIFGFHQNQLKVLLLRWKGTNEWSLPGGFIRKAESVDKAAQRIMQERTGLQELYLRQFHVFGEALRYDQEATWQKINLPIKGVNWSERTISLGYYALVEHSKVVPTPDFLTEECRWWSLEEIPALLFDHNHIIEVALQSLRSQLGDLPISHLLPDIFTIPELQRLHETILGHPLDARNFYKKVMASNVLQRLSERRAGTPHKAPYLYRFRTGSTSAEPYSGIDYVD from the coding sequence ATGGATTCTAAGGACCCGGTGGTTCAGTATTACCAGGAGGTTTCTGAACAGTGCATCCACTACCTGTCTATTGACGGGGTCATCTTTGGCTTTCATCAGAATCAGCTGAAGGTGTTGCTGCTGCGCTGGAAAGGAACGAATGAATGGAGTTTACCGGGCGGATTTATCCGAAAAGCGGAATCGGTTGATAAAGCGGCCCAGCGGATTATGCAGGAGCGAACGGGTTTACAAGAACTTTACCTTCGGCAGTTTCACGTCTTCGGCGAAGCGCTGCGTTACGATCAGGAAGCAACCTGGCAAAAAATAAACCTGCCAATTAAAGGCGTCAACTGGTCGGAACGAACCATTTCACTAGGGTATTACGCCCTGGTCGAGCATTCGAAAGTTGTTCCCACGCCGGATTTCCTAACCGAAGAATGTCGCTGGTGGAGCTTGGAAGAAATTCCCGCTCTTCTGTTCGATCATAACCACATCATCGAGGTTGCGCTTCAGTCGCTGCGCAGCCAGTTGGGTGATTTACCGATCAGTCATTTACTGCCCGACATATTCACGATTCCCGAGTTGCAGCGGCTGCACGAAACGATTCTGGGTCATCCGCTCGATGCCCGCAATTTTTATAAGAAAGTGATGGCTTCCAATGTGTTGCAGCGACTTTCGGAGCGACGGGCGGGTACTCCGCACAAAGCGCCGTATCTATACCGATTCAGAACAGGTTCGACATCGGCCGAACCATACTCAGGCATTGACTACGTAGACTGA
- a CDS encoding response regulator has translation MKQLIFLVDDDEDDCFLVQHTLRPKANCELRSFHNGSALIHQLNGQPHALPDLILLDLNMPFMNGFETLAVLKKHPDWTAIPTIILTTSDHQNDRERSYALGADGFLTKPADFQSLSDVLASISDCWRAQ, from the coding sequence ATGAAGCAGTTAATTTTCTTAGTTGATGATGATGAAGACGACTGTTTTCTGGTTCAGCATACCCTACGGCCTAAAGCCAATTGCGAACTACGGTCGTTTCATAACGGCAGCGCACTGATCCATCAGCTTAACGGCCAGCCCCATGCGCTGCCCGACCTCATCCTGCTCGATCTGAATATGCCGTTCATGAATGGCTTTGAGACCTTAGCAGTTCTGAAAAAACATCCGGACTGGACGGCTATTCCAACCATTATCCTGACCACTTCTGATCACCAGAATGACCGCGAACGCTCCTATGCCCTGGGGGCGGATGGTTTTCTGACTAAACCCGCTGATTTTCAGTCGCTATCCGATGTGCTGGCTTCGATCAGCGACTGCTGGCGGGCACAGTAA
- a CDS encoding CTP synthase: MAATGPKSAKYIFVTGGVTSSLGKGIIASSLAKLLQSRGLSVTIQKFDPYINIDPGTLNPYEHGECYVTDDGAETDLDLGHYERFLNRPTSKANNITTGRIYNNVITRERRGDFLGKTVQVVPHITDEIKRNIRLLGDTGEYDIIITEIGGCVGDIESLPFVEAVRQLKFELGEKDTLVIHLTLVPYLQSAGELKTKPTQHSVRMLLENGVQPDIIVCRTEHPLPQDIRRKIALFCNVQVSSVIEAIDAGTIYDVPLLMQKERLDQRTLYMLDLYNDKDADLDAWKQFLGRLKNPGDTVRIGLVGKYIELHDAYKSIAESFIHAGAENECKVQLEWIQSETLADEHHCADVLRDLDGVLVAPGFGERGIEGKINAVRYVRERGIPFLGICLGMQMAVIEYARNVMGIEDAHSTEMDPHTPSPVISMMEEQKSVTDKGGTMRLGAYACKLKRDSLAHQIYGKTQISERHRHRYEFNNNYLEQFERAGLRPTGINPDTGLVEIVELANHPWFVGVQFHPELKSTVMNPHPLFVQFVRAALTYSQQKRTASTSDRAVPVETADVVD; encoded by the coding sequence ATGGCGGCTACGGGACCAAAATCCGCGAAATACATTTTTGTTACGGGCGGGGTAACTTCATCACTCGGCAAGGGCATCATTGCCTCTTCGCTGGCCAAACTTCTTCAGTCGCGGGGACTGTCGGTTACGATCCAGAAGTTCGATCCGTACATCAACATTGACCCCGGAACGCTCAATCCTTACGAACACGGCGAATGCTACGTAACCGACGACGGGGCCGAAACAGACCTCGATCTCGGGCACTATGAACGCTTTCTGAACCGGCCAACCTCAAAGGCGAATAACATTACGACGGGGCGCATCTATAATAACGTCATCACCCGCGAACGCCGGGGTGATTTCCTGGGTAAAACCGTGCAGGTGGTACCGCATATCACCGACGAGATCAAACGGAACATCCGGCTGCTGGGCGATACGGGTGAGTATGACATCATCATCACTGAAATTGGCGGTTGTGTGGGCGATATTGAGTCGCTGCCGTTTGTGGAGGCCGTGCGGCAGTTAAAGTTTGAACTAGGCGAAAAAGATACGCTCGTGATTCACCTGACGCTGGTGCCGTATCTGCAGTCGGCGGGCGAGCTGAAAACCAAACCCACGCAGCACTCGGTCCGGATGCTGCTGGAAAACGGCGTTCAGCCCGACATTATCGTTTGCCGCACCGAACACCCGCTGCCGCAGGACATCCGCCGGAAAATTGCCTTATTCTGCAACGTACAGGTTAGCTCTGTTATCGAAGCCATTGACGCCGGCACCATCTACGACGTGCCCCTGCTGATGCAGAAAGAGCGGCTCGATCAGCGCACACTCTATATGCTCGACCTGTACAACGACAAAGACGCCGACCTCGACGCCTGGAAACAGTTCCTGGGACGGCTCAAGAACCCGGGCGATACCGTACGCATCGGGCTGGTGGGTAAATACATTGAGCTGCACGATGCCTATAAGTCGATTGCGGAGTCATTCATCCATGCCGGGGCCGAGAATGAGTGTAAAGTGCAGCTGGAGTGGATTCAGTCCGAAACGCTGGCCGACGAGCATCACTGCGCCGACGTTCTGCGCGATCTGGACGGCGTGCTGGTCGCGCCCGGCTTCGGCGAACGCGGTATTGAAGGCAAAATCAACGCCGTCCGCTACGTTCGCGAACGCGGTATTCCGTTCCTGGGTATCTGTCTGGGTATGCAGATGGCCGTGATCGAGTACGCCCGTAACGTGATGGGGATTGAAGACGCCCACTCGACGGAGATGGACCCGCACACGCCGAGTCCCGTCATCAGCATGATGGAAGAGCAGAAGAGCGTCACCGACAAAGGCGGTACGATGCGGCTCGGGGCGTATGCCTGCAAACTCAAACGCGATTCACTGGCTCACCAGATCTACGGGAAAACCCAGATCAGCGAGCGCCACCGCCACCGGTACGAGTTCAATAACAATTACCTGGAGCAGTTTGAGCGGGCCGGCCTTCGGCCAACGGGTATCAACCCCGACACGGGTCTGGTTGAAATTGTAGAGCTGGCAAACCATCCGTGGTTTGTGGGCGTACAGTTTCACCCCGAACTGAAGAGTACCGTAATGAATCCGCACCCCCTGTTTGTGCAGTTCGTACGGGCGGCTCTTACCTATAGTCAGCAAAAACGCACCGCCAGTACGTCAGACCGCGCCGTTCCCGTAGAAACGGCCGACGTGGTTGATTAA
- the yidC gene encoding membrane protein insertase YidC: MDRNQIIGIVLILAMLVGYQLLVPKPAPEKEPAQTTQTTKPTTASGAAAAVKQAEQPLDSAAARAQFGDFAAVASGQARDIVLENNDIRVTFSTQGGRVKQVLLKKYKTYDQKPLVLIDEQSSQTLLELPTNRGKVDLHKLYYQTNAQTGTVAGSPEQITFRAEIAPGESIEQVYTMPADGYVLDYALKLNGLQNTVTNDNIRFFWQDKMRQYENDMSNNRRAATINYLTADENFEKLTEGESNEEVTLEEPVKWFTIKHKYFLSGFVAKNGAMPKAEFQTLVNPADSNTVKTAIADVTLPMADVKAGKGEYKFFYGPNDFQLLGDVAPEFDQNVYLGYSILKPINKYFFVPVFNILEKFITNYGLLIIALVVFVKLILTPLTYKSYVSMAKMRVLAPEINAIKERVGDDMAKQQSEQMKLYQEVGVSPLSGCVPVLATMPILFALFMLFPNLIELRQKSFLWADDLSTYDAFITFPTIPFIGSHLSLFTVLMTASSIAYAYYNNQTTPTQPGPVNMKALSYIFPLMFMFVLNSYPAGLTFYYFVSNVVTITQQQLIRRFVDEDKIKAVLDENRRKNASGQGKKPGGFQALLQKQLAAAEEARKQADEAQRKPKQKK, from the coding sequence ATGGATCGTAATCAAATTATTGGCATTGTCCTGATTCTGGCGATGCTGGTCGGCTATCAGCTACTGGTGCCGAAACCCGCGCCCGAGAAGGAACCGGCCCAAACGACACAGACAACCAAGCCGACTACCGCTTCCGGCGCTGCGGCTGCCGTTAAACAGGCAGAACAGCCCCTTGATTCTGCCGCTGCCCGGGCGCAGTTCGGCGATTTTGCTGCTGTCGCTTCCGGCCAGGCGCGCGATATTGTGCTTGAAAACAACGATATCCGGGTGACTTTCAGCACACAGGGTGGCCGCGTGAAACAAGTTTTGCTGAAAAAATACAAAACCTATGATCAGAAGCCGCTGGTTCTGATTGATGAGCAGAGCAGCCAGACCCTGCTTGAGCTGCCCACGAACCGGGGTAAGGTTGATCTGCATAAACTCTATTATCAGACGAATGCGCAGACGGGTACCGTAGCGGGCTCCCCCGAGCAGATTACCTTCCGGGCCGAGATAGCGCCGGGCGAATCGATTGAGCAGGTGTACACCATGCCGGCAGACGGTTATGTGCTGGATTACGCCCTTAAACTGAACGGCCTGCAGAACACCGTAACGAACGACAACATCCGGTTTTTCTGGCAGGATAAAATGCGCCAGTATGAAAACGATATGTCGAACAACCGCCGGGCTGCCACCATCAACTACCTGACGGCCGACGAGAATTTTGAGAAGCTGACGGAAGGAGAAAGTAACGAAGAGGTTACGCTCGAGGAGCCGGTGAAATGGTTCACCATCAAGCACAAATACTTCCTGTCGGGGTTTGTCGCTAAAAACGGGGCGATGCCGAAGGCTGAATTCCAGACGCTGGTCAATCCGGCGGATAGCAACACGGTTAAAACCGCAATCGCCGACGTAACGCTGCCGATGGCCGACGTTAAAGCGGGGAAAGGCGAATACAAGTTTTTCTACGGTCCCAACGATTTTCAGTTGCTGGGCGACGTAGCGCCGGAGTTCGACCAGAATGTTTATCTGGGCTACTCGATACTGAAGCCAATCAACAAGTATTTCTTCGTTCCGGTATTCAACATTCTGGAGAAGTTTATCACCAACTATGGTCTGCTGATTATTGCGCTGGTGGTGTTCGTGAAGCTGATTCTGACCCCGTTGACGTATAAGTCGTACGTCAGCATGGCGAAAATGCGGGTGCTGGCTCCGGAGATCAATGCGATTAAAGAGCGCGTTGGCGACGATATGGCCAAGCAGCAGTCGGAACAGATGAAGCTGTATCAGGAAGTAGGCGTTAGTCCACTGAGCGGTTGTGTGCCGGTGCTGGCTACTATGCCGATTCTGTTCGCCCTGTTCATGCTGTTCCCGAATTTGATTGAACTGAGGCAGAAGTCGTTCCTGTGGGCCGACGATCTTTCGACCTACGACGCGTTCATTACGTTCCCCACGATTCCGTTTATTGGCAGTCACCTCAGTTTGTTCACGGTGCTGATGACGGCATCTTCGATTGCCTACGCCTACTACAACAACCAGACGACGCCAACCCAGCCGGGCCCGGTGAATATGAAAGCCCTGAGCTATATTTTTCCGCTCATGTTCATGTTCGTGCTGAACTCATATCCGGCCGGTCTGACCTTCTATTATTTCGTGTCAAACGTTGTTACCATTACCCAGCAGCAGCTCATCCGCCGGTTCGTGGATGAAGATAAAATCAAAGCGGTACTCGATGAGAACCGCCGGAAAAATGCGTCGGGTCAGGGCAAAAAGCCGGGTGGTTTTCAGGCATTGCTTCAAAAGCAACTGGCAGCGGCTGAAGAAGCCCGCAAACAGGCCGATGAAGCACAACGTAAGCCTAAGCAAAAGAAATAA
- a CDS encoding amino acid ABC transporter substrate-binding protein: MTGKIYRIYLVLIGLLWLVNQSTAIAQVPADQLKRYKAAVQSIQSGQTGDYERAKFELNAIAQKGGPLAPYAHYYYSLAAFRQKNFNQTRLMLKQLTTRFPDWRKLDEALYLLGAVNAEMNQFEDALDALQTISDPKIKADAVRLEQYFLSRLTDLERLKQLNRAFPNNRNVGLALIDLIQQTGSDKDDLELSDRLTNRFGVPPARTSRPAASTTSTAGTVRPGTSPGQPSRNTRPKGYYNVAVMFPFRLDEFNADKRVRGNQYAFDMYNGIKMARAKLQEEGITVNLFAYDVENDPNRTLELINSPAFAQTDLIIGPLYVEPNRIASAYANQNNILLLNPLATSSELVTSQPMSFLAQPSLARQAQKAAELARQVGLGNRRVAIYYGSSRKDSLLAQAYQAELTRQNYQIVDFKKISGSSQAMADAMSFTANLTATRSAEAVTPTTNVALSHVFFASSNDDDGPRLLEALSRRRVSGAVIATSTAFDFYRNSASTFTRRNLYLLYPDFIDSTREPVITFQEQYLAKRNTIPSVFASVGYDMMLFFGRQLAKNGAPFRNRASFRSDTDDYLLSGFDYTQSNENQIVPIVQYEDGRFVKVN; the protein is encoded by the coding sequence ATGACCGGTAAGATATATCGGATATATCTAGTACTAATTGGCCTGCTCTGGCTGGTTAACCAATCCACGGCGATCGCTCAGGTGCCGGCCGATCAGCTAAAACGCTATAAGGCGGCTGTTCAATCCATACAGTCTGGTCAAACCGGCGATTATGAACGAGCTAAATTTGAGTTGAACGCCATCGCGCAGAAGGGTGGGCCACTGGCTCCGTATGCTCACTATTACTACTCGCTGGCGGCCTTCCGGCAGAAAAACTTCAATCAGACGCGGCTGATGCTGAAGCAGCTGACAACGCGTTTTCCGGATTGGCGTAAATTGGACGAAGCCCTGTATCTGCTGGGGGCCGTCAACGCCGAAATGAATCAGTTTGAAGACGCGCTGGACGCGTTGCAAACCATCAGTGACCCAAAAATCAAGGCGGATGCCGTCAGGCTCGAACAGTATTTTCTGAGCCGGCTCACCGACCTGGAGCGCCTGAAGCAGCTGAATCGGGCCTTCCCCAACAACCGGAACGTAGGGCTGGCCCTGATTGACCTCATTCAGCAAACCGGCAGCGACAAAGACGATCTGGAACTGTCGGATCGGCTCACCAACCGATTTGGCGTGCCGCCAGCAAGAACGTCGCGGCCAGCTGCGTCTACCACCTCCACTGCCGGTACTGTTCGTCCGGGTACGTCACCGGGTCAGCCCAGCCGGAATACACGCCCGAAAGGTTATTACAACGTTGCGGTGATGTTTCCGTTCCGACTAGACGAGTTTAATGCTGACAAGCGGGTGCGGGGGAATCAATATGCCTTCGACATGTATAACGGCATCAAGATGGCCAGGGCCAAATTGCAGGAAGAAGGCATTACGGTCAACCTGTTTGCGTATGACGTCGAGAACGACCCGAACCGAACGCTCGAACTGATTAACAGCCCGGCGTTTGCGCAGACCGACCTGATCATCGGTCCGCTCTACGTAGAACCCAACCGGATTGCATCGGCCTATGCCAATCAGAACAATATTCTGTTATTGAATCCGCTGGCAACCAGTAGTGAACTGGTGACGAGCCAGCCTATGTCGTTTCTGGCGCAGCCGTCCCTGGCGCGACAGGCTCAGAAAGCGGCCGAGCTGGCGCGGCAGGTTGGCCTGGGTAATCGCCGGGTAGCGATTTACTATGGTTCGTCTCGTAAGGATTCGCTGCTGGCTCAGGCTTATCAGGCCGAGCTTACCCGCCAGAACTATCAGATCGTTGATTTTAAGAAAATAAGCGGCTCATCGCAGGCCATGGCGGATGCCATGAGTTTCACGGCAAACCTGACGGCGACGCGGTCGGCAGAAGCCGTAACACCGACGACGAACGTAGCGCTCAGTCATGTGTTCTTCGCCAGCAGTAATGATGATGACGGACCCCGCTTGCTGGAAGCGCTCAGCCGTCGGCGGGTAAGCGGGGCGGTAATTGCTACGTCTACTGCATTCGATTTTTACCGCAATTCGGCCTCAACCTTTACGCGCCGGAATCTGTATCTGCTTTATCCCGATTTCATTGATTCGACGCGGGAGCCCGTCATCACGTTTCAGGAGCAGTATCTGGCCAAACGAAATACCATTCCATCGGTCTTTGCCAGCGTTGGCTACGACATGATGTTATTTTTTGGCAGGCAGCTTGCCAAAAATGGGGCGCCCTTCCGGAACCGCGCCAGCTTCCGATCCGACACGGACGATTACCTGCTGTCGGGTTTCGATTATACGCAAAGCAACGAAAACCAGATTGTCCCTATCGTGCAGTACGAAGATGGGCGGTTTGTAAAAGTTAATTAA